Proteins encoded by one window of Cyanobium sp. NS01:
- a CDS encoding ion channel has protein sequence MARVQHLRRKHGLLTAQESQRWWRHWREPYLLALSLSWPLFLGLLALVYLAINLLFASLYLADPAGLAGTAAGRASFAEAFFFSVQTLGSIGYGALHPVSLYVNLLVVAESFSGLLFIALSTGLVFARFSRSSARIRFSKLAVVHRYNGLPTLSFRLANERGNNILEARVRAYLSLDEISHEGHHMRRLLPLPLERDQGIAFLLVWTAQHRIDASSPLHGLSVEALERLNAELVVSFSGVDETIERPIHSRCSWPMSRIGFGLCFLDMVEVEQVKDGDDRHRIDWSAFDRTRKCPLKPAASLRS, from the coding sequence ATGGCCAGGGTCCAGCACCTGCGGCGGAAGCACGGCCTGCTCACAGCCCAGGAGAGCCAGCGCTGGTGGCGCCACTGGCGCGAGCCCTATCTGCTGGCGCTCTCGCTCTCCTGGCCCCTGTTTCTGGGCCTGCTGGCCCTGGTGTACCTGGCGATCAACCTGCTGTTCGCCAGCCTCTACCTCGCCGACCCGGCTGGCCTGGCCGGGACGGCCGCAGGCCGCGCCAGCTTTGCGGAGGCCTTCTTCTTCAGTGTGCAGACCCTGGGCTCGATCGGCTACGGCGCCCTCCATCCCGTGAGCCTTTACGTGAACCTGCTGGTGGTGGCGGAATCCTTCAGCGGCCTGCTGTTCATCGCCCTCAGCACCGGCCTGGTGTTTGCCCGCTTCTCGCGCAGCAGCGCCCGCATCCGCTTTTCGAAGCTGGCCGTGGTGCACCGCTACAACGGCCTCCCCACCCTCAGCTTTCGGCTGGCCAACGAGCGTGGCAACAACATTCTCGAGGCGCGGGTGCGGGCCTACCTGTCGCTGGATGAGATCAGCCATGAAGGTCATCACATGCGGCGATTGCTGCCGCTGCCGCTGGAGCGCGACCAGGGCATCGCCTTCCTGCTGGTGTGGACAGCGCAGCACCGCATCGATGCCAGCAGTCCCCTGCACGGGCTGAGTGTGGAGGCACTGGAACGGCTCAATGCCGAACTGGTGGTGTCCTTCAGCGGTGTCGATGAAACCATCGAAAGGCCGATTCACAGCCGCTGCAGCTGGCCGATGAGCCGGATCGGCTTCGGCCTCTGCTTCCTGGACATGGTGGAGGTGGAGCAGGTGAAGGATGGGGACGACCGACACCGCATCGACTGGTCGGCCTTTGATCGCACCCGGAAATGCCCCCTGAAGCCAGCGGCGAGCCTCAGGTCCTGA
- a CDS encoding DUF3598 family protein — translation MGTQWQNFLQNLGEWHGSFADLDAHGALLRSTASILSLESHEGGTCVQFRLRRFAGGDTSGPPSSDHQQEYRSLGKQVTFFDNGSFSKGSLQIAPATRSGAEFGFVGPDRRWRLVQLHGETGVFESLVLIRETRAGSNAGELPPLSPEHLIGTWQGQAATVEADWPVPSTVPCTSRIERLPGDGLRFSTDLGGELSSLDGTLQGSVVAIEAPLPQRLHLLPDGGCSRVPLQVSHRQAFEVEAGWLSSPTQRQRLIRRYDARGAWLSSTHLVETKLA, via the coding sequence ATGGGCACCCAGTGGCAGAACTTTCTCCAGAACCTTGGCGAGTGGCACGGCAGCTTCGCCGACCTCGACGCCCACGGGGCGTTGCTGCGCTCCACCGCCTCGATCCTGAGCCTCGAGAGCCATGAAGGCGGGACCTGCGTGCAGTTCCGCCTGCGCCGCTTCGCAGGCGGCGACACCAGCGGGCCTCCCAGCTCCGACCACCAGCAGGAGTACCGCTCCCTGGGCAAGCAGGTGACCTTCTTCGACAACGGCAGCTTTTCCAAGGGCTCACTCCAGATCGCTCCTGCGACCCGCTCCGGCGCCGAGTTCGGCTTCGTGGGCCCGGATCGCCGCTGGCGGCTGGTGCAGCTGCATGGCGAGACAGGGGTCTTCGAGTCGCTGGTGCTGATCCGCGAGACCCGGGCCGGCAGCAACGCCGGCGAGCTCCCACCGCTCAGCCCGGAGCATCTGATCGGCACCTGGCAGGGCCAGGCCGCCACGGTGGAGGCCGACTGGCCGGTGCCCAGCACGGTGCCCTGCACCAGCCGCATTGAGCGCCTGCCTGGGGATGGCCTGCGCTTCAGCACGGATCTCGGCGGCGAGTTGAGCAGCCTCGATGGCACCCTTCAGGGCAGCGTGGTGGCCATCGAGGCGCCGCTGCCCCAGCGCCTCCATCTCCTGCCCGATGGCGGCTGCAGTCGGGTGCCGCTGCAGGTGAGCCATCGTCAGGCTTTTGAGGTCGAGGCGGGCTGGCTGTCCTCTCCCACGCAGCGTCAGCGCCTGATCCGCCGCTACGACGCCCGCGGGGCCTGGCTGTCCTCCACCCACCTGGTCGAAACCAAGCTGGCCTAG
- a CDS encoding translation initiation factor — protein MGSKGSWQEFESLERPASQERPTAAPTPRAQQRVRVQRTKAGKGGKLVTAISGLEAPEAELKALLKQLKAAAGTGGSAKGGVIELQGDQVATALAALAAAGYRPKQAGG, from the coding sequence ATGGGCAGCAAAGGCAGCTGGCAGGAGTTTGAGAGCCTCGAGCGGCCGGCCAGCCAGGAGCGCCCGACCGCAGCCCCCACCCCCAGGGCTCAGCAGCGGGTGCGGGTGCAGCGCACCAAGGCCGGCAAGGGCGGCAAGCTGGTGACCGCCATCAGCGGGCTGGAGGCACCGGAGGCCGAACTCAAGGCCCTGCTGAAGCAGCTCAAGGCCGCCGCGGGCACCGGCGGCAGCGCCAAAGGCGGCGTGATCGAATTGCAGGGCGACCAGGTGGCCACGGCCCTGGCGGCCCTGGCGGCGGCCGGCTACCGGCCCAAGCAGGCTGGGGGCTAG
- a CDS encoding heat-inducible transcriptional repressor HrcA, with translation MAQNLSPRQQEVLRLAVRHYVDTVEPVGSQTLVRRFALPASSATVRSAMGVLEQRGLLTQPHTSAGRIPSQLGYREYVNRLLPAPGAAAQQLDRELAGLSLHWTALDDLLVHLGRRLADLTGLLSLITRPIKTQQHLQELRLVASGDRLIVFLVSGSVAGGSLNLRLPPRATPELARLEDWINRQLRAHPEQPIAWQQLPQELRSSGHLLRQALDQQQPLAAPGASAVASGMGGLLAQPEFSQTATLLPLVQLVEATPYELLGPPNDAIWIGQEHPHGALKACAVVQAGYSSLDGARGHVALVGPMRMAYATARAAVQSVAATLTRLLS, from the coding sequence TTGGCGCAGAACCTCTCTCCCCGTCAGCAGGAGGTGCTGCGCCTGGCCGTGCGCCACTACGTGGACACCGTGGAGCCCGTGGGCAGCCAGACCCTGGTGCGCCGCTTCGCTCTGCCGGCCAGCTCCGCCACGGTGCGCTCGGCCATGGGGGTGCTGGAGCAGCGGGGGCTGCTGACCCAGCCCCATACCTCGGCCGGCCGCATCCCCAGCCAGCTGGGCTACCGGGAATACGTGAACCGGCTGCTGCCAGCGCCGGGGGCCGCGGCCCAGCAGCTGGACCGGGAGCTCGCCGGCCTCAGTTTGCACTGGACGGCCCTCGACGATCTGCTGGTGCACCTCGGGCGGCGCCTGGCGGACCTCACCGGCCTGCTCAGCCTGATCACCCGCCCGATCAAGACGCAGCAGCACCTGCAGGAACTGAGGCTGGTGGCCAGCGGCGACCGGCTGATCGTGTTTCTGGTGAGCGGCTCAGTGGCCGGCGGCAGCCTCAACCTGCGGCTGCCGCCCAGGGCCACGCCCGAGCTGGCCCGGCTGGAGGACTGGATCAACCGGCAGTTGCGGGCCCACCCCGAGCAGCCGATTGCCTGGCAGCAGTTACCGCAGGAGCTGCGCAGCAGCGGCCACCTGCTCCGCCAGGCCCTCGACCAGCAGCAGCCGCTCGCAGCGCCGGGCGCCAGTGCCGTGGCCAGTGGCATGGGTGGGCTGCTGGCCCAGCCGGAGTTCAGCCAGACCGCCACGCTGCTGCCCCTGGTGCAACTGGTGGAGGCCACCCCCTACGAGCTGCTGGGTCCCCCGAACGACGCCATCTGGATCGGCCAGGAACATCCCCATGGCGCGCTGAAGGCCTGCGCCGTGGTGCAGGCCGGCTACAGCAGCCTGGACGGGGCCCGCGGCCATGTGGCCCTGGTGGGGCCGATGCGCATGGCCTATGCCACCGCCCGGGCCGCCGTGCAGTCGGTGGCTGCCACGCTGACGCGGCTGCTGAGCTGA
- a CDS encoding alanine/ornithine racemase family PLP-dependent enzyme, whose protein sequence is MSAPRLEIDLGQLHHNATSLVSRLARRGIAITAVGKAVLGLPEIVATWLAAGVGSIGDARLDTIESLVSGGVKAPMLLVRTPMLSQVERVVAGVSVSCNSEAVVLEALAAAAERQGRRHGVLLMVELGDLREGILPQDLAGIAALTLGLPWLRLVGIGANLGCQHGVAADATNMAELSALAEALEARFHIHLELISGGNSANLAWLAGGGDPGRINHLRLGEALLLGREPLGRRPICGLHTDAFRLVGELIEVKTKPSRAWGRRGLTSFSPEGCAQPAPLPPDRGPQQRALVALGHQDADPAGLEPPAGMAILGASSDHLVLEADRPLSVGEEIGFRPSYSALLRAMTSPFVARQCRGLSAGPATPASWETARRQ, encoded by the coding sequence GTGAGCGCCCCGCGGCTCGAGATCGATCTCGGCCAGCTCCACCACAACGCCACCAGCCTGGTGAGCCGCCTGGCCCGCCGCGGGATCGCGATCACGGCCGTGGGCAAGGCCGTGCTCGGCCTGCCGGAGATCGTGGCCACCTGGCTGGCGGCGGGGGTGGGCTCGATCGGCGATGCGCGCCTGGACACCATTGAGAGCCTGGTGAGCGGCGGCGTAAAGGCCCCGATGCTGCTGGTGCGCACACCGATGCTCAGCCAGGTGGAGCGGGTGGTGGCCGGCGTCAGCGTGAGCTGCAACAGCGAAGCGGTGGTGCTGGAGGCCCTGGCGGCGGCGGCCGAGCGCCAGGGGCGACGCCACGGCGTGCTGCTGATGGTGGAGCTGGGCGATCTGCGCGAGGGGATCCTGCCCCAGGACCTGGCGGGGATCGCGGCGCTCACCCTGGGGCTGCCCTGGCTGAGACTGGTGGGGATCGGCGCCAACCTGGGCTGCCAGCACGGGGTGGCTGCCGATGCCACCAACATGGCCGAGCTCTCGGCCCTGGCCGAGGCCCTGGAGGCCCGCTTCCACATCCATCTGGAGCTGATCTCGGGGGGCAACTCCGCCAACCTTGCCTGGCTGGCCGGGGGCGGTGATCCCGGCCGGATCAACCATCTGCGTCTGGGGGAGGCCCTGCTGCTGGGCCGCGAACCCCTGGGGCGGCGCCCCATCTGCGGCCTCCACACCGACGCCTTCCGCCTGGTGGGCGAGCTGATCGAAGTGAAGACCAAGCCCAGCCGGGCCTGGGGCCGCCGCGGCCTCACCAGCTTCAGCCCCGAGGGCTGTGCCCAGCCCGCTCCCCTTCCCCCGGACCGTGGCCCGCAGCAGCGCGCCCTCGTGGCCCTCGGCCACCAGGATGCCGATCCGGCCGGGCTGGAGCCTCCCGCCGGCATGGCGATCCTGGGGGCCAGCAGCGACCACCTCGTGCTGGAGGCCGATCGCCCCTTGAGCGTGGGGGAGGAGATCGGCTTTCGCCCCAGCTACAGCGCCCTGTTGCGCGCCATGACCAGCCCGTTCGTGGCCCGCCAGTGCCGGGGCCTCAGCGCTGGCCCAGCAACTCCAGCCAGCTGGGAGACGGCTCGCCGGCAGTGA
- the trpB gene encoding tryptophan synthase subunit beta produces the protein MTSTVPPAPAPSLVPAVRPDPAGRFGRFGGQYVPETLMPALAELEAAAAEAWADPAFTGRLNHLLRTYVGRPTPLYEAERLTAHYARPEGGPRLWLKREDLNHTGAHKINNALGQALLALRMGKQRVIAETGAGQHGVATATVCARFGLECVVYMGAEDMRRQALNVFRMRLLGATVQPVTAGSATLKDATSEAIRDWVTNVESTHYILGSVAGPHPYPMLVRDFHACIGKEAKAQCQEAFGRLPDVLVACVGGGSNAMGLFHPFVQDTAVRLIGVEAAGEGVASGRHAATITEGRIGVLHGAMSLLLQDAEGQVQEAHSISAGLDYPGVGPEHSYLREIGRADYLAVTDDDALSALRLVSELEGIIPALETAHAFAALDALCPTLAPGTEVVLNLSGRGDKDVNTVADRLGDQLRG, from the coding sequence GTGACCAGCACCGTCCCCCCAGCCCCGGCGCCCTCCCTGGTGCCTGCCGTGCGCCCTGACCCGGCGGGCCGCTTCGGCCGCTTCGGCGGCCAGTACGTGCCGGAAACCCTGATGCCGGCCCTGGCGGAGCTGGAGGCTGCCGCCGCCGAGGCCTGGGCCGATCCCGCCTTCACCGGCCGTCTCAACCACCTGCTGCGCACCTACGTGGGCCGGCCGACCCCGCTGTATGAGGCCGAGCGGCTCACGGCCCATTACGCCCGCCCCGAGGGCGGTCCGCGCCTGTGGCTGAAGCGCGAGGACCTCAACCACACCGGCGCCCACAAGATCAACAACGCCCTCGGCCAGGCCCTGCTGGCCCTGCGCATGGGCAAGCAGCGGGTGATCGCCGAGACCGGCGCCGGTCAGCACGGCGTGGCCACCGCCACCGTGTGCGCCCGCTTCGGCCTCGAGTGCGTCGTGTACATGGGCGCCGAGGACATGCGCCGCCAGGCCCTCAACGTGTTCCGCATGCGCCTGCTGGGCGCCACGGTGCAGCCGGTGACCGCCGGCAGCGCCACCCTCAAGGACGCCACCAGCGAGGCCATCCGTGACTGGGTGACCAACGTGGAGAGCACCCACTACATCCTCGGCTCGGTGGCGGGCCCCCATCCCTATCCGATGCTGGTGCGCGACTTCCACGCCTGCATCGGCAAGGAGGCCAAGGCCCAGTGCCAGGAGGCTTTCGGGCGGTTGCCGGATGTGCTGGTGGCCTGTGTGGGCGGCGGCTCCAATGCCATGGGCCTGTTCCATCCCTTCGTGCAGGACACCGCCGTGCGCCTGATCGGCGTGGAGGCCGCCGGCGAGGGGGTGGCCAGCGGCCGCCATGCCGCCACCATCACCGAGGGCCGCATCGGCGTGCTGCACGGCGCCATGAGCCTGCTGCTCCAGGACGCCGAGGGCCAGGTGCAGGAGGCCCATTCGATCAGTGCCGGCCTCGACTACCCCGGCGTCGGCCCCGAGCACAGCTACCTGCGCGAGATCGGCCGGGCCGACTACCTGGCCGTCACCGACGACGATGCCCTCTCGGCCCTGCGGCTGGTGAGCGAGCTGGAGGGGATCATTCCGGCCCTGGAAACCGCCCATGCCTTCGCGGCCCTCGACGCCCTCTGCCCCACCCTGGCGCCCGGCACCGAAGTGGTGCTCAATCTCTCCGGCCGCGGCGATAAGGATGTGAACACCGTGGCCGACCGGCTGGGGGATCAGCTGCGGGGCTGA
- a CDS encoding DUF1611 domain-containing protein: MVQDAPSAPRVFASASPAAAIPAVIYCEGQFGVADGKTAHGLMRHSERYRIVAVIDSLLAGRDAGEQLDGVANGVPVVADLAAAFALGGAAPQSLIYGMAPANGLFSPTDRVVLLDAMRAGLSLVSGMREFLGDDAEFAATAARHQVSIEDVRRPPALKDLRLFSGTIARAHCRRIAVLGTDGAIGKRTTATVLVQALNDHGIHAVLVSTGQTGMIQGGRYGLPLDAIPSQFCSGEVEAAVVQAFDTERPQVIVIEGQGALSHPAYLSSTFILRGSQPQAVILQHAPMRRQRCDFPQEAMPTPQSEIALIEAFAPTRVIGMTLNHEGMDVAELPAAIALYEAELHIPVSDALACPPERLVQMVMRAFPELGAPPAALA, from the coding sequence ATGGTGCAGGACGCCCCATCGGCCCCCAGGGTCTTCGCTTCAGCCTCCCCTGCCGCCGCCATCCCTGCGGTGATCTACTGCGAGGGGCAGTTCGGCGTGGCCGATGGCAAGACGGCCCACGGCCTGATGCGGCACAGCGAGCGCTACCGGATCGTGGCGGTGATCGACAGCCTGCTCGCGGGCCGCGATGCCGGCGAGCAGCTCGATGGGGTGGCCAATGGCGTGCCCGTGGTGGCAGACCTGGCGGCTGCCTTTGCCCTGGGCGGGGCAGCCCCGCAGAGCCTCATCTACGGCATGGCCCCCGCCAATGGCCTGTTCAGCCCGACCGACCGGGTTGTGCTGCTGGACGCCATGCGCGCCGGCCTCAGCCTGGTGAGTGGCATGCGCGAGTTCCTGGGCGATGACGCCGAGTTCGCGGCCACCGCCGCCCGCCACCAGGTGAGCATCGAGGACGTGCGGCGCCCGCCGGCCCTCAAGGATCTGCGCCTGTTCAGCGGCACCATCGCCAGGGCCCACTGCCGGCGTATCGCCGTGCTCGGCACCGACGGCGCCATCGGCAAGCGCACCACCGCCACCGTGCTGGTGCAGGCCCTCAACGACCACGGCATCCACGCCGTGCTGGTGTCCACGGGCCAGACCGGCATGATCCAGGGCGGACGCTACGGGCTGCCGCTCGATGCCATTCCCTCCCAGTTCTGCTCCGGCGAGGTGGAGGCCGCGGTGGTGCAGGCGTTTGATACCGAACGCCCCCAGGTGATCGTGATCGAGGGCCAGGGCGCCCTCAGCCATCCCGCCTACCTCTCCTCCACGTTCATCCTGCGGGGCAGCCAGCCCCAGGCCGTGATCCTGCAGCACGCGCCGATGCGGCGTCAGCGCTGTGATTTTCCGCAGGAGGCCATGCCCACGCCTCAGAGCGAGATCGCCCTGATCGAGGCCTTCGCCCCCACCCGCGTGATCGGCATGACCCTCAACCATGAGGGCATGGACGTGGCCGAACTCCCGGCTGCCATCGCCCTGTATGAGGCCGAGCTGCACATTCCCGTCAGCGATGCCCTGGCCTGCCCGCCCGAGCGGCTGGTGCAGATGGTGATGCGAGCCTTCCCGGAACTGGGAGCACCGCCGGCGGCGCTGGCGTGA
- a CDS encoding rhodanese-like domain-containing protein — MPISIKARDLQQRLAAGEAIQLVDVRESEELELARLPLPVIHLPLSRSQEWLGDLPARLQRDVPVAVLCHAGVRSWQFGCWLIQEHGYDAVWNLVGGIDAWSTQVDPAVPRY; from the coding sequence ATGCCGATCAGCATCAAGGCCCGCGACCTGCAGCAGCGTCTGGCCGCCGGGGAGGCCATCCAGCTGGTGGACGTGCGCGAATCCGAGGAGCTGGAGCTGGCCCGTCTGCCCCTGCCGGTGATCCATCTGCCCCTCAGCCGCTCCCAGGAGTGGCTGGGTGATCTGCCCGCCCGGCTGCAGCGCGACGTTCCGGTGGCCGTGCTCTGCCACGCGGGGGTGCGCAGCTGGCAGTTCGGCTGCTGGCTGATCCAGGAACACGGCTACGACGCCGTCTGGAACCTGGTGGGCGGCATCGATGCCTGGAGCACCCAGGTGGACCCCGCCGTACCGCGCTACTGA
- a CDS encoding isoprenylcysteine carboxylmethyltransferase family protein — translation MANQAFSTVHRMVWSRVVAALVVLYLLVASPPPLLPGWALELGEAVGLILLATAAFGRLWCLLFVAGRKNEQVVREGPYSVVRNPLYVFSLLGAVGFGLAVENPLLAAVLGLGFIAYYHFVIRSEERFLLSAFGKNYSAYLNQVPRWIPSFKLYHSPRTIEVDTTKVLRGIGDAMWFVWAFVLWELMEVMRAFVLPMLRA, via the coding sequence ATGGCGAACCAGGCCTTTTCCACCGTCCATCGCATGGTCTGGAGCAGGGTGGTGGCTGCCCTGGTGGTGCTGTATCTGCTGGTGGCGTCCCCCCCGCCGCTGCTGCCCGGCTGGGCGCTCGAACTGGGGGAGGCGGTGGGCTTGATTCTGTTGGCCACGGCCGCCTTCGGCAGGCTCTGGTGTCTGCTGTTCGTGGCCGGCCGCAAGAATGAACAGGTGGTGCGGGAAGGTCCCTACTCCGTCGTCCGCAACCCGCTCTACGTGTTCAGCCTGCTGGGGGCCGTGGGCTTCGGACTGGCCGTGGAAAACCCTCTGTTGGCGGCTGTGCTGGGGCTTGGCTTCATCGCCTACTACCACTTCGTGATCCGCAGTGAAGAGCGCTTTCTGCTCTCGGCGTTCGGCAAGAACTACAGCGCCTACCTGAATCAGGTGCCCCGCTGGATTCCCAGCTTCAAGCTCTATCACTCCCCCAGGACCATTGAGGTGGATACCACCAAGGTGCTGCGCGGCATCGGCGATGCCATGTGGTTTGTGTGGGCCTTTGTGCTCTGGGAACTGATGGAGGTGATGCGCGCCTTCGTTCTGCCGATGCTGCGCGCCTGA
- a CDS encoding 20S proteasome subunit A/B, with product MTYCVAFLLDSGLVFASDCRTNAGVDYISTYSKMHVFQPSPDRLFVLLAAGNLATTQAVLNQIQRELREQGVGPIGATQTGKPVGSGPGLSGEAGDPPLQTRVFAGLDAAGQARPTAKVQEAGQPPDATVPRCEAPSQEAQDSPPEPDAAGPNLLTARYLFEAADYVGRTSVAVQDRHKASLHQSGASAEATFILGGQIEGDRHGLYLIYPQGNAVMATRETPFLQIGESKYGKPPLDFVGHCGLSLEDAARLCLISQVITRRSNLSVGPPFELALMPANELRISRRIKLKKGAPEISRSMEVWAGCMQEGLQRLPRFAWEEHPL from the coding sequence ATGACCTATTGCGTCGCCTTTCTGCTGGATTCGGGGCTGGTGTTCGCCTCGGACTGCCGCACCAATGCCGGGGTCGATTACATCTCGACCTACAGCAAGATGCACGTGTTCCAGCCGTCGCCGGACCGGCTGTTCGTGCTGCTGGCCGCCGGCAACCTGGCCACCACCCAGGCGGTGCTGAACCAGATTCAGAGGGAGCTGAGGGAACAGGGGGTGGGACCGATCGGCGCCACCCAGACGGGGAAGCCGGTGGGCAGTGGGCCTGGGCTCAGCGGCGAAGCGGGCGATCCGCCCCTGCAGACCAGGGTGTTCGCCGGACTGGATGCCGCCGGCCAGGCGCGACCCACGGCGAAGGTGCAAGAGGCCGGCCAGCCCCCTGACGCCACGGTGCCGCGTTGCGAGGCCCCCAGCCAGGAGGCTCAGGACAGCCCTCCCGAGCCCGACGCTGCGGGCCCGAATCTGCTGACGGCCCGCTATCTCTTTGAGGCAGCCGACTACGTGGGGCGCACCAGCGTGGCGGTGCAGGACCGCCACAAGGCATCGCTGCACCAGTCGGGCGCCAGCGCCGAGGCCACCTTCATCCTGGGCGGCCAGATCGAGGGGGACCGCCACGGCCTCTATCTGATCTACCCCCAGGGCAATGCGGTGATGGCCACACGGGAAACGCCGTTCCTGCAGATCGGCGAGAGCAAATACGGCAAGCCGCCCCTCGACTTCGTGGGCCACTGCGGCCTCTCGCTCGAGGACGCCGCCCGGCTCTGCCTGATCTCCCAGGTGATCACGCGCCGCTCGAACCTCTCGGTGGGCCCGCCCTTCGAGCTGGCGCTGATGCCCGCCAATGAGCTGCGCATCTCGCGGCGCATCAAGCTCAAGAAGGGAGCCCCCGAGATCAGCCGCTCCATGGAGGTGTGGGCCGGCTGCATGCAGGAGGGCCTGCAGCGGCTACCGCGCTTCGCCTGGGAAGAACATCCGCTGTAG
- a CDS encoding DM13 domain-containing protein, producing MSLSPRPALLLTLALALAGTGCATASQKEAAAPEAAPVVAMADKPAKQLHSGSFREAEKPVEGGFTIRREGERTLLMLSEDFSTSRTAPDLKVTFGRDADPLADSKPPAYPLQEGTYTVIAPLRAASGAQTYELPAGFDLADYGSLIIWCEQFNATMAWSPLAQ from the coding sequence GTGTCTCTCTCCCCCCGCCCCGCCCTGTTGCTCACCCTCGCCCTGGCTCTGGCTGGAACCGGCTGCGCCACCGCCTCCCAGAAGGAGGCCGCCGCTCCCGAGGCTGCCCCCGTGGTGGCCATGGCCGACAAGCCCGCCAAGCAGCTCCACAGCGGATCGTTCCGCGAGGCGGAAAAGCCAGTGGAGGGCGGTTTCACCATCCGCCGGGAGGGCGAGCGCACCCTGTTGATGCTCAGCGAGGACTTCAGCACCAGCCGCACGGCGCCCGACCTCAAGGTCACCTTCGGCCGTGACGCCGATCCGCTGGCGGACAGCAAGCCGCCGGCCTACCCGCTCCAGGAGGGCACCTACACGGTGATCGCCCCACTGCGCGCCGCCTCCGGAGCCCAGACCTATGAACTGCCTGCTGGCTTTGATCTGGCCGATTACGGCTCTCTGATCATCTGGTGCGAACAGTTCAACGCCACCATGGCCTGGTCGCCGCTGGCCCAGTGA